ACATTTTATTCAGCAGCCGGCCCAGAATGGGAGTCAGCCTGGGGAATTGACGACGGAGCAGGTGGAGTACTCCCCAGTCATTGACCACCACCTCGCAATTGGGATAAATTTGCTGCAACTGCTCAAAAATATTTGTTAATTTTTTCAAGCCAGATTCCGTGACATAGGGGGTCACCAGAGTGAATTTTTTACGCTGTTGGTGAGCCAGATCCATTGCCTGTAGAACGTCAGCAATTTGTGGTATGGCCCTTTCACAAAACTCCTGCCCAAAATATATACGAGTGAAAGTCATATCTGGAGGAGCAGTAACCTGTGAGGGCCAGCTTTTGAGCGCCTGGGGATTCTCAATTAGGTTTAAATGGCGGGCGTTACTGATAAAGAGAGCCGATTCCAACCTCTGCACCCCTTTCTAAATAGACTTATAATATAGTATCTGGTCAGGGGTGATTAGTGACTCCTATGGCTGACAATTGCTGTTGTGCAATTAGGGGATGATGTGCAACTGGCTATCGGCCATCGGCCTTCGGCTTTATGGCCTTAGGCCTTAGGCTTTTGGCCTTTAGCCTTTGGCCATTGGCCATTGGCCATTGGCTTTTTTAGAACCTCCCTATGGTGTAGGTGGTGGCGTACTAATAATCTTTTCTCCAGGGGAGCGTGTTACGAGTACCAGGTTTAATCCAACTAAGCCAATGGCTAACGACCAAAGGCCAATGGCCAATATTTAGCCGACGGCCGAAGGCCGAAGGCCGATAGCCAAAAAAATAAGTGCCGCAAAACCGTAGTTATGCGACACTCCTGTCAACTAGCTCAGCATTTGAATAATTTTAGGCTTTTGTTGCAGACCTTTTACTCTTTCTACCTCTTTACCATCCTTGAAAACGATCATGGTGGGATAACTGGAAACAGCATATTTTTCTAAAATATCTTTGTTCTCATCGAAGTCGATGGTGACAATTTCTACGTCATCCACAACTTTAGCTACGTCATTGAGCACAAATTTTAGCATTTTGCAAGGGCCGCAGGTTTTGGAATAGAACTTAACCAGAACCTTTCCTGTACTAATCACCTGTTCTAATTCTGCACCATTAATTTCTCTAACTGTTGCAGGCATGTTATTTCACTCCTTAAATTCTATTTTAATTTTTCTACATACTTGGCTACAGATTGGGCAGCAATGGCGCCATCACTGCAAGCGGTGATAACCTGTCTGAGATGCTTACTGGTAATATCACCGGCACCATAAATACCAGGTACTTTGGTGGCCATAAAGGCATCTGTTTCAATATATCCATAATCATTTAAAATACCTAAGCCCTTAAAGGCCTGGGCAGTTGGCTCTAGGCCAATATACTCAAAGGCGCCATCGGCTTGAACAACCAGTTCTTCGCCAGTTTGCGTAGATTTTGCTCTAAGTCCCTCAAATTTCTCAGTGCCTAAGAATTCCAGGATATCGTAGTATTCATAAATTTTCACATTGGGCAGAGCTCTTAGCTTATCGCAAGCCATAGGATCTGCGGTTAGATTAAATAAAGTAACAACGGTTACTTCCTCCGCCAGACCGGCTAAATAAATGGCTTCCTCCACAGCAGAGTTGCCGCCGCCAATGACAATAACCTTTTTATCGCGATAATGGGGACCATCGCAAATGGCGCACCAACTGATGCTGGTACCGGCAAAATCTAATTCCTTAGCGACCCCTAACATTCTAGGTTTGGTGCCGGTGGCGATAATGACTGCCTTGGCAGTAAAGGTTTGTCCCTCTTCACATACCAACCTTTTCAAGTTATCTGCTTCCTGTATCTCCGTTACTGTGCCGTAATCAAAAGTTACCCCCAATTCCTGGGTGTGTTCAAACATTTTAATTGCTAATTCTGCACCATTGATAGTTCCCATACCGGTATAGTTTTGAATCTCGAAGGTATTGACAATTTGGCCACCGGGAGCCAGCTTATCTAAAAGTAATACCTGTAAATTAGCCCTGGCTGCATAGATTGCCGCTGTCATGCCGGCAGGGCCAGCGCCGATAATAGCCACATCATAAATCATCCGTATCCCTCCTGAAAATTAGGTGATAGAAAAAGCACTAAGTAGTGCTTAGCGCTTTTTCTTTATCTCACAGTGAGCCATGCTTACAATTGGATGGTTACCCCGGTGTCATACTTGTAGTCATCAATAATCAGAGACACTTTAAACTCACCGGACAAGCCTTCGGTGCTAATGGGGAATTCTACGGCACGATCATCACTTTCTTGGAAGGTACCTACACACATTGCCAGGAAGGGACGTTTGGTTGTTGGTATGAAGTAACTATGGGTGGTTTCACCCTCCAGTTGTAACATGACCAACTGACCCTTCTCAAAGGATGCCTTAAAGACAAGTCGATCAACTTCCTGGCCAATTCTCACATTATATTTTTCGGGAATTGTATCCCCTGGCATGGTGGGCGGTATAGTGGTAAATTCTTCGGTAACCCCCAGAGTGCCTAAGAGTTTGCCTTTACCCCAGGTTAATACATCTTCCTCACAATATAACTTTAGTTTTTCAGCACGGTAGTAGTTACCGGGTAGATGCATTTCGTACATTACCACGTCATCTTTAAGCTCTACAGTGATGGAGTTTAATTCTACGAAGTTTTCATCATCCAGCACCGGTGGTGCATCACACCACTCGCCATTCTTCTTGCCAATACCACCGGAGTGTACCATATAATGGCCTTCACCGTAGTATTCTACGTTACTGATATAGCAAGAGAAGAATTCTGCTCCTCTTTCTTTACCATATTGCCAAACCTGTTCAATCTCCATCTTTTCAGTATCGATTCTGTATCTGACCCCACGGGTGAAGTTATCCTTGGCAGGTACATATTTTTCCTTAACCTTTGCCCGGAAGTGACCGTTATCCAAGCACATGATGTCGCCATTGGGGCAGACGATACAAGCGTGTTGCTCATATTGCCAGTCAAATTCACCTTCGCCCACTGGTTTAAAGAAGTACTTATCAACTAATTCTTGAGGCCAGCCTTCGGGGTCACCAATTATCCAGTTTAATTCGCCGGTATCAAAGTCAATGTTGATAATAGCGTCCTGGTGACGTCCTGATAAAGTTAAAGAATTAGTCTTTTTATCATACCAAACAGCATTGTTGTGGAACCAGTCATGGGGATCCTGGCTGCCAGAACCGCCTACATCTTGCGGCAGTACCTTTTTGTAATCCCATTTTTTAAGTATTTGACCGGTTTGGCGATCCACCAGTACACACATATCTTCCACTGTGCCACTGGACAGATCCTGGGTTAGCATAAGCAGGTTACCATCTTCCATTTCAAACTGGTCGTGGTGAAAACCGTCGGGTAAGCGGAATTCGTTATAGATTTTGCCAATCATGCCCAACTCAAAGGCACCGGTTACATGGTAGGGCGGGGCAACCAGGCGGTGTGTTCCGATTAATAAGCGACCATTTCTCAGTCTCTTGATATCCCAGCAAAATCCCATGGGGCTATACCAGCGCACGTCACCTTTGTAATCATAGCCTGCCACAAGAGCGTTAGAGGTGGGACTAACAAACATAATGTTGTCGCCAAAGTATTCGCTGGTGGTTTCAATTTTGGTTACTTTTTTAACGCCGGCTGGGGCTGCTTCTGTTTGGATGTTGATAACATTGCTTTCACCGGTGGATAATACCAATTCCACTTGGTTATTGTAATCAGCGTAGAGACCATAAACAGGAATGCTGTGTTCAGTGGTTGCGGGGAAGGTAAAGCTGATGTCGCCAGCCTTTTCTTTACCTTTAACAGTGATGGTTACTGCCACAGGTTCTGTGGTTTTGAACATGACTAAGGCAGTTAATGGGGCAATGAGGTAAGGATTCAATTTTACATATGGGTTCTGGAAGGTATATTCGCCCTTTTGATACTCTGCTAAAAAAGCTTGTTCTGCCTGGTACTGTTGATCAATCAAGTGCTCAAATTTTTTAAATTTGACAGACATGTTTTTCCCCCCGTTGATTATTGTTAACTTATTCACATCCAATTGCCTGATTAAGTTAATTGGATTATAACTAATTGAGAGGTGGTGAGATGGTAGTCCAAATTACCTGAGCGATAAAATTTTCACAAAGCCCTTTGCCAAGATTTGCAATGTGAATTTGGTTTATTACTTAGCAAGATATATTGTGAAGCTTGGCCATAGGCAACTACAGGCCTGTAGGGTTTTCCCAGGCTATTGTATGCCTTTTCACAACTCAAGGTATAAAAATGCTGGTTCTTAGTGTTTTACTAGTAAAAAGTATAGTATATATAGGCCAACAGCCTTTGTAGTTCAGACTACAATTAAATAAAAAATGTCGGGCCCTTGACAAAAAGAGACTGTTCCCAGGGGAACACCTAATATGTTCCTGGGAACAGTCTCTTTTAAATATTTATATTATAGAAATGTACCGGGAAAAGGTTGGTACTATCCTCTGGTAAGCTTTAAAAGGATGACGGGTGTTGCTTCGGTCTCCTTAACCTTTTCCTCATCATTACCGAAGACCGGTTGAGTAAATAAAAAGCTGCAGAGGAATAGTAATACGGACAAAATACCAATTAGCAGATTAGATTTGCCTTTACTTTCTGTTTTTCTCATATTTAAGATTTCCCCCCAGTCTAATTTTAAACTAGTCTAAAACAATATGTTTCACTTTATTCATGAAACAAACCAGGGGAAGCATTTTTATCTCTTACCAACCAATGAAAGCTATCTTTTAGTTGCCGAACACTTTAAATTTAGATTACAATAAAAGGCAGGTTTGTCACGAAGTAAAGGAAAATAGGCGTATCCAGAAGGAAACGGAGGCTTTTATTAACAGCAATGAGTGAAATACAAAAAGAGATTCAAAGAAGGAGAACCTTTGCCATCATCTCTCACCCGGATGCCGGTAAAACCACATTAACGGAAAAGCTGCTGTTGTACGGTGGTGCACTGCGTTTAGCTGGTAGTGTGAAGTCACGTAAAGCAAAGCAGCATGCCGTGTCCGACTGGATGGAGCTGGAGAAGCAGCGGGGTATTTCTGTAACCTCCAGCGTGCTGCAGTTTGAGTATCAGGGAAATAAAATAAATATCTTGGACACGCCTGGTCACCAGGACTTCAGTGAAGATACCTACCGTACCCTCATGGCTGCTGACAGCGCCGTCATGCTAATTGATGCGGCCAAGGGGGTGGAGGAGCAGACGAAAAAACTGTTCCATGTATGCCGTCAGCGGGGTATTCCTATTTTTACCTTCATTAATAAAATGGATCGCCAGGGTAAAGAACCCCTGGATTTATTAGATGAATTGGAAAAGGTACTTAACATTAAATCCTACCCCATGAATTGGCCCATTGGTCGCGGCAGTGAATTTAAAGGTATTTATGAGCGTGCCACGGCCAAAATTGAACTTTTTACCGGCAGTGGACACGGGGCCACCATTGTACCTACCCAAACCGGGGATTTGACCGACCCGGCCATCGTGGGAGCCATCAATGAACAGGTCTATCAATTATTAAAGGATGACCTGGAACTACTGGATTTAGCCGGTGACGAATTTGACTCAGAACTGGTGGCGCGGGGAGAACTAACGCCGGTGTTCTTTGGCAGCGCTCTGACCAATTTCGGGGTAGAGGCATTTCTTAATTCCTTTATTAAAATGGCCCCGGCCCCCCATGAAAAAAATTCCAGTGCCGGTATTATCAAACCGGAACAGCCGGAGTTTTCTGGTTTTGTATTTAAAATTCAAGCCAATATGGACCCGGCTCACCGGGACAGACTGGCCTTTGTGCGGATTTGCTCCGGTGTCTTTCACAGGGGCATGATGGTCAAGCACGTTCCCACCGGTAAGGTAATTCGTTTAGCCCAGTCCAAGCAGTTTATGGCCCAGGATGCTT
This region of Desulforamulus ferrireducens genomic DNA includes:
- a CDS encoding NAD(P)/FAD-dependent oxidoreductase, which translates into the protein MIYDVAIIGAGPAGMTAAIYAARANLQVLLLDKLAPGGQIVNTFEIQNYTGMGTINGAELAIKMFEHTQELGVTFDYGTVTEIQEADNLKRLVCEEGQTFTAKAVIIATGTKPRMLGVAKELDFAGTSISWCAICDGPHYRDKKVIVIGGGNSAVEEAIYLAGLAEEVTVVTLFNLTADPMACDKLRALPNVKIYEYYDILEFLGTEKFEGLRAKSTQTGEELVVQADGAFEYIGLEPTAQAFKGLGILNDYGYIETDAFMATKVPGIYGAGDITSKHLRQVITACSDGAIAAQSVAKYVEKLK
- a CDS encoding peptide chain release factor 3, whose translation is MSEIQKEIQRRRTFAIISHPDAGKTTLTEKLLLYGGALRLAGSVKSRKAKQHAVSDWMELEKQRGISVTSSVLQFEYQGNKINILDTPGHQDFSEDTYRTLMAADSAVMLIDAAKGVEEQTKKLFHVCRQRGIPIFTFINKMDRQGKEPLDLLDELEKVLNIKSYPMNWPIGRGSEFKGIYERATAKIELFTGSGHGATIVPTQTGDLTDPAIVGAINEQVYQLLKDDLELLDLAGDEFDSELVARGELTPVFFGSALTNFGVEAFLNSFIKMAPAPHEKNSSAGIIKPEQPEFSGFVFKIQANMDPAHRDRLAFVRICSGVFHRGMMVKHVPTGKVIRLAQSKQFMAQDASTVDEAYPGDIIGIFDPGIFRIGDTITEKSNFTFEPIPKFPPELFARVHLRDAMKRKQFVKGIEQLTNEGAVQRFRYPDIGLESPVLGAVGVLQFEVLEYRLTHEYGVDISIEHLPYSLARWAVGENLTARSLKSMDNLVLLDDDDNYVVLFRNQWAFNWEAERHKEVTYLENPPLRGAATTAAGA
- a CDS encoding aryl-sulfate sulfotransferase codes for the protein MSVKFKKFEHLIDQQYQAEQAFLAEYQKGEYTFQNPYVKLNPYLIAPLTALVMFKTTEPVAVTITVKGKEKAGDISFTFPATTEHSIPVYGLYADYNNQVELVLSTGESNVINIQTEAAPAGVKKVTKIETTSEYFGDNIMFVSPTSNALVAGYDYKGDVRWYSPMGFCWDIKRLRNGRLLIGTHRLVAPPYHVTGAFELGMIGKIYNEFRLPDGFHHDQFEMEDGNLLMLTQDLSSGTVEDMCVLVDRQTGQILKKWDYKKVLPQDVGGSGSQDPHDWFHNNAVWYDKKTNSLTLSGRHQDAIINIDFDTGELNWIIGDPEGWPQELVDKYFFKPVGEGEFDWQYEQHACIVCPNGDIMCLDNGHFRAKVKEKYVPAKDNFTRGVRYRIDTEKMEIEQVWQYGKERGAEFFSCYISNVEYYGEGHYMVHSGGIGKKNGEWCDAPPVLDDENFVELNSITVELKDDVVMYEMHLPGNYYRAEKLKLYCEEDVLTWGKGKLLGTLGVTEEFTTIPPTMPGDTIPEKYNVRIGQEVDRLVFKASFEKGQLVMLQLEGETTHSYFIPTTKRPFLAMCVGTFQESDDRAVEFPISTEGLSGEFKVSLIIDDYKYDTGVTIQL
- a CDS encoding thioredoxin family protein; amino-acid sequence: MPATVREINGAELEQVISTGKVLVKFYSKTCGPCKMLKFVLNDVAKVVDDVEIVTIDFDENKDILEKYAVSSYPTMIVFKDGKEVERVKGLQQKPKIIQMLS